The DNA region TCCTGCTTCACCGCGCCCTTCGGTAGTATTACTCTTCTTGCTCATCAGTATTCCTATTTCCTCACTCCCAGATACGCATCAATGATGCTAGCCAGGGTGTTTTCGTTGTACTTGATTATGGCCTTTTCCCGTTCCACGCTTTCCGCGGAATCCGAGGCATGGGCGGTGTTGACCATCACGTTGCTGCCGAATTCCCGGCGCACGGTTCCGCCCGGGGCCTTCAATGGGTCCGTGGGACCCAGGACATCCCGGATTTTTTTGACCGCATTCTCCCCTTCATAGAACAGGATCATACACTTGACCACCCCGGGGTGGCTGATCTCGTCAGGGGGGCATTTCCCGGTGCGGGTGCCGGACATGAATTCGATGATCTGGTCAAACTGGTCCTTGGCATAGGAAACGCCGAAGCTTTCGGTCAGGCCTTTTTCCACATCCTCAGAAAGCTGGATGTTGAAGTCCTTTTCCAGAACCTCCCGGGCCTTCTTTCCAAAGAGAGGGGCCAGCTTTTCCCGCAGGGCCTGTTCCACAGGGCCGTAAAAGTCCAGGGCTTCTGCCAGGGAAAAGCGGTGCACCTTGATGCCGATAATCCGCAGCCCGGTACGGGAGAACATGTCAATGATGGTGCCGGGCTTGGAAGAGGCGTACTGCCAGTTGTCGGGTTTGATGATCACCAGGGTCTGTTCGATCTTGGTAGGGTCCGTGTACTGGATGTTCCGGATGATGTTTTCCTTGCCCTTGAGGTGCCGGGAAAACAGAGCCAGGTCCTTGTCCGCCCACTCCTGGTTCCGGGGGGTGATCACCGCCGGCTCAAAGTAGGTGACCTTGTTGGGATCCTCCGGGTCGCTGATGAGGTCCGCGTAGGTGTCCCTGATGGTTTCCCCGGTCACATCGTCCACATCCTGGTGCTCCGGGTGCATGTGCCCGCAAATGGCCGCAAGTTTCCCGCAGGGATTCTCCCCCCGGAAGAGCAGCAGCAGCGCACGGTGCTTCCGCCCCCCGGAAGGGCCGAGGTTCTGCTCCACATAGTCCGCCAGAAGAGTGACGGCATTGTTCGGGTTCTGTAGCCGCAGGTGGTTGGCGAACTCCTTGGTAAGGGTCTCGTCGGCGGCTATCATCTGGCTCCCCACCAGTTCCAGTTCTGCTCTGGAGATAAGCCGCGCCAATACACCCCCGGTTCTGCTTTTGGCAATGGTATAGGGGGTGACTAAAACGTAGGAGAGGGTTTGTTCCATGATTAAACTCCTAAAGGAGCTTATGATACTACATAAATTAAAAAAAGAGAAGCTAAGTATACCCCGGCGGAGTCATAATAAGCTCAATGGCTGTTGCCTTGCATATTTTTTTACTAATTATTACTATAATATATAATTATGACTAATGAATTCTCCTCCCTGCGTTTAGGGATTGATGTAGGCTCCACCACGGTAAAAGTGGTGGTCATGGAGCCGCAGAGCAAAAAAGTCCTTTTTTCCCGCTACAAACGGCACAACGCTTACCAGGCTGAAACGGTTCATGCCCTTTTGACTGAGGTTATTTCCCTTTTTCCTGGGGTCGAATTTAAGGCCGCGGTCTGCGGTTCCGGGGGTAAACCCATCGCTGAAGCCCTGCACGCCCACTATATCCAGGAAGTGGTGGCCAATGCCGTGGCGGTCCGTACCTTTTACCCCCAGGCACGGGTTGCCGTGGAGTTAGGCGGTCAGGACGCCAAGGTGGTTTTTTTCTATTATGATGAAGGGGTAAAGCGCCTGGTGGCTTCGGATATGCGGATGAACGGGAGCTGCGCCGGTGGGACCGGGGCTTTCATCGACGAGGTTGCCTCCCTGCTCCGGGTCCCGGTGGAGGAATTTGAAGCCCTGGCATCTCGGGGCACCG from Treponema primitia ZAS-2 includes:
- a CDS encoding nucleoside-diphosphate kinase yields the protein MEQTLSYVLVTPYTIAKSRTGGVLARLISRAELELVGSQMIAADETLTKEFANHLRLQNPNNAVTLLADYVEQNLGPSGGRKHRALLLLFRGENPCGKLAAICGHMHPEHQDVDDVTGETIRDTYADLISDPEDPNKVTYFEPAVITPRNQEWADKDLALFSRHLKGKENIIRNIQYTDPTKIEQTLVIIKPDNWQYASSKPGTIIDMFSRTGLRIIGIKVHRFSLAEALDFYGPVEQALREKLAPLFGKKAREVLEKDFNIQLSEDVEKGLTESFGVSYAKDQFDQIIEFMSGTRTGKCPPDEISHPGVVKCMILFYEGENAVKKIRDVLGPTDPLKAPGGTVRREFGSNVMVNTAHASDSAESVEREKAIIKYNENTLASIIDAYLGVRK